From one Pontibacillus sp. HMF3514 genomic stretch:
- a CDS encoding GMC family oxidoreductase, producing the protein MPKTLPKVDVVTVGVGWTGGILAAELARNGMKVVGLERGKERTTADYLHGHDELRYALRYELMQDVSKETITFRNNRGQLALPMRQLGSFLLGENLGGAGVHWNGQTYRFFPYDFEIKSRTEEKYGKGKIKKGYLVQDWGITYDEMEPYYDQFEKACGISGEENPMAGKRSNPYPTPPMKSTPILEKFTKATKELGYKPYRIPSANLSETYRNQYDQQINACQYCAFCERFGCEYGAKSDPVVSVIPAAKKTGNYEIRYHSNVTEVLYDGEKATGVKYIDVYSGEEFIQPAEVVALTSYVMNNVKFLLMSNIGEQYNPNTGRGVVGRSYCYQILPGATGFYDEEQFNSFMGAGALGTSINDFYGDNFDHSDLDFIHGGVISITQTGKRPIANNPTPPDTPRWGKEFKRNSIKYYTRTLSLGSQGASLPHRDNYLDLDPTYKDAYGLPLLRMTYNFTDQDKKLHKYLTKKTAEISEKMGASKTVPHPELTDYSIVPYQTTHNTGGAIMGEDPNTSAVNSYLQHWDADNLFVVGASAFPHNGGVNPTDTVGALAYRAAEGIKKYRKNGGLLV; encoded by the coding sequence TTGCCGAAAACATTACCAAAAGTTGACGTTGTAACAGTGGGCGTTGGTTGGACAGGTGGAATTTTAGCAGCTGAATTAGCTAGGAATGGAATGAAAGTGGTTGGTCTTGAACGTGGAAAGGAACGTACAACAGCAGATTATTTACATGGGCATGATGAACTTCGATATGCATTGAGGTATGAACTCATGCAAGATGTATCCAAGGAAACCATTACATTTCGAAACAACCGTGGTCAACTGGCTCTGCCTATGAGACAATTAGGTTCTTTTCTTTTAGGAGAGAATCTAGGGGGAGCAGGTGTCCACTGGAACGGACAAACGTACCGCTTCTTTCCATATGATTTTGAAATTAAATCTAGGACCGAAGAGAAATATGGAAAAGGAAAAATAAAAAAAGGTTATCTCGTGCAGGATTGGGGCATTACCTACGATGAGATGGAGCCTTACTATGATCAGTTTGAAAAGGCTTGTGGTATTTCTGGCGAGGAAAACCCTATGGCGGGAAAACGCAGTAATCCTTATCCGACTCCTCCAATGAAAAGTACACCGATTTTAGAAAAGTTTACAAAGGCGACGAAAGAATTAGGTTACAAACCGTATCGAATCCCGTCTGCGAATCTATCAGAAACTTATCGAAACCAATATGATCAACAAATTAATGCTTGTCAGTATTGCGCTTTTTGTGAGCGATTTGGGTGTGAGTATGGGGCCAAATCTGATCCTGTTGTATCGGTTATTCCAGCTGCAAAGAAAACCGGTAACTACGAGATACGCTATCATTCTAATGTAACCGAGGTTCTTTATGATGGAGAGAAGGCTACGGGTGTAAAATATATAGATGTTTATAGTGGTGAAGAATTTATACAGCCTGCTGAAGTTGTGGCCCTAACATCTTACGTGATGAACAATGTGAAGTTCTTGCTAATGTCTAATATCGGAGAGCAATATAATCCGAATACAGGACGAGGTGTCGTTGGACGAAGCTATTGTTATCAAATTCTACCAGGTGCTACGGGGTTTTACGATGAAGAGCAGTTCAATTCCTTTATGGGGGCAGGAGCATTAGGTACATCGATAAACGATTTTTACGGTGATAACTTTGATCACTCAGACCTTGATTTTATCCACGGTGGTGTCATTTCAATTACTCAAACAGGGAAACGACCGATCGCGAACAATCCAACTCCACCAGATACACCAAGATGGGGGAAAGAATTTAAAAGGAATTCGATAAAGTATTACACACGAACCTTATCTTTAGGCTCACAAGGTGCATCACTTCCTCATCGAGACAACTATCTTGACCTTGATCCCACTTATAAGGATGCATACGGCTTGCCTCTTCTAAGGATGACGTACAATTTTACGGATCAAGATAAAAAGCTTCATAAATATTTAACAAAAAAGACAGCTGAAATATCAGAGAAGATGGGAGCATCCAAAACCGTTCCTCATCCAGAGCTTACGGATTATAGCATTGTGCCATACCAGACAACACATAATACAGGTGGAGCTATTATGGGAGAGGATCCTAATACTTCTGCAGTGAATAGTTATTTACAGCACTGGGATGCAGATAATCTATTTGTTGTGGGAGCCAGCGCTTTTCCACACAACGGTGGAGTGAATCCGACTGACACTGTGGGAGCTTTAGCATATAGAGCAGCTGAAGGGATCAAGAAGTACCGGAAAAACGGAGGATTATTAGTGTGA
- a CDS encoding queuosine precursor transporter, producing MLMYLNALFVGLLILSNILGVKLFSVGDFVLPAAVIVYVVTYLVTDVIGEVYGKETAKKTVKAGFLTQIVAMIFIMIAIALPAAPDATFDKQAEFETILGGSFQVMLASLISYLVSQNTDVWIFHKLKAKHGNNKLWLRNNLSTMTSQLLDTTVFITIAFFGLPWSLILGMIGTQYAFKFLVAVVDTPIAYLLVKIAKKEKHSTSTGAEVIS from the coding sequence TTGTTAATGTATTTAAACGCATTGTTTGTTGGGTTGCTCATTTTATCCAATATTCTAGGCGTGAAGCTTTTTAGCGTAGGTGACTTTGTCCTACCTGCAGCAGTAATCGTATATGTTGTAACGTATTTAGTGACAGACGTTATTGGAGAAGTTTATGGAAAAGAAACAGCAAAGAAAACTGTAAAAGCTGGATTTTTAACACAGATTGTAGCTATGATTTTTATTATGATCGCCATTGCCCTTCCAGCCGCTCCGGATGCTACTTTTGATAAACAGGCTGAATTTGAAACAATCCTTGGTGGTAGTTTTCAAGTGATGCTAGCCAGTCTTATCTCTTATCTTGTCAGTCAAAATACGGATGTTTGGATATTTCATAAATTGAAAGCTAAGCATGGTAACAATAAATTATGGTTGCGTAACAACTTATCCACGATGACCAGTCAGTTGTTAGATACTACTGTATTTATCACGATTGCTTTCTTTGGTCTCCCATGGAGCTTGATCCTTGGAATGATTGGAACGCAGTACGCATTTAAGTTCCTTGTAGCTGTAGTAGATACACCAATTGCTTACCTGCTTGTAAAAATAGCCAAGAAAGAAAAGCATTCAACTTCAACAGGTGCAGAAGTTATTTCTTAA
- the queF gene encoding preQ(1) synthase: MAGRKDEELTDVTLLGNQGTPYSFEYNPEILESFDNQHPYRDYFVKFNCPEFTTLCPKTGQPDFATIYISYIPDEKMVESKSLKLYLFSFRNHGDFHEDSVNIIMNDLIELMDPRYIEVWGKFTPRGGISIDPYCNYGKPDTKYEKMAEHRMMNHDMYPETIDNR; this comes from the coding sequence ATGGCAGGAAGAAAAGATGAAGAACTAACCGATGTAACACTTCTTGGAAATCAGGGAACACCTTATAGCTTTGAATACAATCCTGAAATCCTTGAAAGTTTCGATAACCAGCACCCATACCGTGATTACTTTGTGAAATTTAACTGCCCTGAATTTACGACACTTTGTCCGAAAACAGGTCAACCTGATTTTGCAACGATCTATATCAGTTATATTCCAGATGAAAAAATGGTGGAAAGTAAATCCCTTAAGCTATACCTTTTCAGTTTCCGTAACCATGGAGATTTCCATGAGGATAGCGTAAACATCATAATGAACGACCTTATTGAATTGATGGATCCTCGCTATATAGAGGTATGGGGGAAATTCACACCACGAGGCGGTATTTCCATTGACCCGTATTGCAACTATGGTAAGCCAGACACGAAGTATGAAAAAATGGCTGAGCACCGTATGATGAACCACGATATGTATCCAGAAACGATTGATAATCGTTAA
- the aldA gene encoding aldehyde dehydrogenase, with product MQTHKLYIDGQYVESTGNETIDVINPATEEVISNTPKGTEEDVEKAVQAALKAQKEWEQTPAIKRGMAVRYMGDKIEEKRDTFIELLQQEQGKDYELASGEVDLAIDYFRYMSEWARRIEGEIVPSDRPNENILIYKKPIGVVAGIVPWNFPVFILARKVATALVTGCSIVLKPSQQTPNTAAEFTKIIDSMELPSGLYNYITGTGGTIGHALASHENVHMISMTGSVGAGTKVMEAAAQNITKVNLELGGKAPAIVTANADIETAVENIKISRLANNGQACTNAERVYVHESLKDQFVNRLKEEFQNQSIDAPLKNQQADVGPLISEDRLQEVDEMVQNALKEGANLITGGKRKENTSGFFYEPTILTNVKQDMEIIQEEIFGPVIPVMTFSTIDEAIELGNDTDYGLSSSVYTQDLSEAMRVVNELKFGETYVNRENFEAVQGYHQGMRKSGLGGADGKHGMEDFLVTQVVYMDYNTNKK from the coding sequence ATGCAAACACATAAACTTTATATTGATGGACAATATGTTGAATCTACTGGAAACGAAACTATAGATGTTATCAATCCTGCTACAGAAGAAGTTATATCGAATACACCTAAAGGAACTGAGGAAGATGTGGAAAAGGCCGTACAAGCTGCGTTAAAAGCCCAAAAAGAATGGGAACAGACCCCTGCGATCAAAAGAGGGATGGCTGTTCGCTATATGGGTGACAAAATTGAGGAGAAACGAGATACCTTTATAGAGCTTTTACAACAAGAACAAGGCAAAGATTATGAGTTAGCTAGCGGTGAAGTGGATTTAGCAATTGACTACTTCCGTTATATGTCGGAATGGGCCCGCCGTATTGAAGGAGAAATTGTGCCAAGCGACCGACCAAATGAAAACATCTTAATCTATAAAAAGCCAATCGGAGTCGTTGCTGGCATTGTACCGTGGAACTTTCCTGTATTTATTTTAGCTAGAAAAGTAGCAACAGCACTTGTTACAGGTTGTTCCATTGTTCTTAAACCAAGTCAACAAACTCCAAATACAGCTGCAGAATTCACTAAAATTATAGATTCGATGGAACTTCCTTCAGGACTGTACAACTATATTACAGGTACAGGTGGCACAATTGGTCATGCACTAGCCTCTCACGAAAACGTGCATATGATCTCTATGACGGGAAGTGTAGGAGCTGGAACCAAAGTAATGGAAGCAGCAGCCCAAAATATTACAAAGGTAAACCTGGAGCTTGGAGGAAAGGCACCAGCAATCGTAACGGCTAATGCAGATATTGAAACAGCCGTGGAGAATATAAAAATTTCACGCTTAGCCAATAATGGACAAGCATGTACGAATGCAGAGCGTGTCTATGTGCATGAATCACTAAAGGATCAGTTTGTAAATCGATTGAAAGAGGAGTTCCAGAATCAATCAATTGATGCCCCACTGAAAAACCAACAGGCTGATGTAGGACCGCTTATCAGTGAAGACCGTCTGCAAGAGGTTGATGAGATGGTGCAAAATGCACTTAAGGAGGGTGCAAACCTCATTACAGGTGGAAAGCGTAAAGAAAATACTAGTGGTTTCTTCTATGAGCCAACGATTCTAACAAATGTGAAGCAAGATATGGAGATTATTCAAGAGGAGATTTTCGGTCCCGTTATCCCTGTAATGACCTTCTCAACGATTGATGAAGCAATTGAACTGGGAAATGACACAGATTATGGACTCTCATCTAGTGTCTATACACAAGATCTTAGTGAGGCCATGCGTGTCGTAAATGAACTGAAATTTGGTGAAACATACGTAAACCGTGAAAACTTTGAAGCGGTACAAGGTTATCACCAGGGTATGCGTAAATCAGGACTTGGCGGTGCTGATGGCAAGCACGGAATGGAAGATTTTCTAGTAACCCAAGTTGTGTATATGGATTACAATACGAATAAGAAATAA
- the acsA gene encoding acetate--CoA ligase, which yields MNMQRIETMAGNYNLENYEEMYKNFNWEEVKKEFSWYDSGKVNIAYETIDRHAENPKKADQTALIYTAPDREEKLTFSELKQKSNQFANVLKKHDIEKGDRVFLFMPRSPEFYMSFLGILKVGAIAGPLFEAFMEQAVRDRLEDSEAKMLITTPELLDRVPVGELPNLEKIVLVGDTNSSDHIDFYKEMEQASKSFDIEWVDLEDGMLLHYTSGSTGKPKGVYHVHNAMLQHYQTAKWVLDLQKDDIYWCTADPGWVTGTSYGIFGPWLNGVTNVIVGGRFSPENWYKTLQDYKVTVWYSAPTAFRKLMSAGGDAVKPFDISNLRHILSVGEPLNPEVIAWGMDAFKLRIHDTWWMTETGAQLICNYPALDMKPGSMGKPFPGITASIIDNEGNELPPNQMGNLAIKAPWPSMMRAIWKRPEKYESYFLNGWYVSGDSAYKDEEGYFWFQGRLDDVINTSGERVGPFEVESKLIEHEAVAEAGVIGKPDPERGEIIKAFITLNDGYNKSDELLEDIRQYVKKGLSAHAAPREIEVADTIPKTRSGKIMRRLLKSWELGLPTGDTSTLEE from the coding sequence ATGAATATGCAACGCATCGAAACAATGGCAGGAAACTACAACCTAGAAAACTACGAAGAAATGTACAAAAATTTTAACTGGGAAGAAGTGAAGAAGGAGTTCAGCTGGTATGACTCTGGTAAGGTGAATATCGCTTACGAAACAATTGACCGACATGCTGAGAATCCAAAAAAAGCTGATCAAACAGCCCTTATCTATACGGCACCTGATCGTGAAGAAAAACTTACTTTCTCTGAGTTAAAGCAAAAAAGTAACCAGTTTGCGAACGTTCTAAAGAAGCATGATATTGAAAAAGGCGACCGCGTCTTTCTATTCATGCCACGCAGTCCGGAATTCTACATGTCCTTCCTTGGAATTCTAAAGGTCGGCGCAATTGCAGGACCACTTTTTGAAGCCTTTATGGAACAAGCTGTTCGTGATCGTTTAGAAGATAGTGAAGCAAAAATGCTCATCACTACACCTGAATTATTAGATCGCGTTCCAGTAGGTGAACTTCCAAATCTTGAGAAAATTGTTCTTGTTGGGGACACAAATTCAAGTGATCATATTGATTTTTATAAGGAAATGGAGCAGGCATCTAAGAGTTTTGATATTGAGTGGGTGGATTTAGAAGATGGTATGCTTCTCCACTATACGTCTGGTTCCACAGGTAAACCAAAAGGGGTTTATCATGTTCATAATGCCATGTTACAGCATTACCAAACTGCTAAGTGGGTCCTTGACCTTCAAAAAGATGATATCTATTGGTGTACAGCAGATCCGGGCTGGGTAACTGGAACAAGTTACGGTATTTTCGGTCCATGGTTAAATGGTGTAACAAACGTTATTGTTGGTGGACGCTTCAGTCCTGAAAACTGGTATAAAACCCTTCAGGATTATAAGGTTACCGTTTGGTATTCTGCTCCAACCGCTTTCCGTAAGTTAATGAGTGCTGGAGGAGATGCTGTGAAGCCATTTGATATTTCAAACCTTCGCCATATCCTAAGTGTTGGTGAGCCGCTAAACCCTGAGGTTATTGCATGGGGAATGGATGCCTTCAAACTACGTATCCATGATACATGGTGGATGACGGAAACAGGTGCACAGCTCATTTGTAACTACCCAGCGCTTGATATGAAGCCAGGTTCAATGGGTAAACCATTCCCGGGAATCACAGCTTCTATCATTGATAATGAAGGAAATGAACTTCCTCCTAATCAAATGGGGAACTTAGCTATTAAAGCGCCTTGGCCATCTATGATGCGTGCAATCTGGAAGCGTCCTGAAAAGTATGAGAGCTATTTCCTAAACGGTTGGTACGTTTCTGGAGACAGTGCTTATAAGGATGAAGAAGGTTACTTCTGGTTCCAGGGTCGTTTGGATGATGTAATCAATACATCTGGTGAGCGCGTAGGACCGTTTGAAGTTGAATCTAAATTAATTGAACATGAGGCTGTAGCTGAAGCAGGAGTTATCGGAAAGCCTGATCCTGAGCGCGGAGAAATTATTAAGGCATTCATCACGTTAAACGATGGATATAATAAATCTGATGAATTACTTGAAGATATTCGTCAATACGTGAAAAAAGGCTTAAGTGCCCATGCAGCTCCACGTGAGATTGAAGTTGCCGATACGATTCCAAAAACACGTAGTGGTAAAATTATGCGTCGTCTTCTTAAGTCATGGGAGCTTGGTCTTCCAACAGGTGACACATCAACATTAGAAGAATAA